One genomic region from Ammospiza caudacuta isolate bAmmCau1 chromosome 1, bAmmCau1.pri, whole genome shotgun sequence encodes:
- the LOC131564201 gene encoding tRNA selenocysteine 1-associated protein 1-like isoform X1 yields MGPQASFKGKDLMAKKRECLQAYSWWRTPQKKRKKKNKIKPGRIEFVPSSTNTTRPDYSIFVGELTPEVDDFQLYDYFLKRYPSCIDCKIATDLLGYSRGYAFVRFGEQGDQMRALQDCQNAPGLGGKRIRLSIGISKRLKAEFQRYQSYNYNDYYQDYQNYYSQWNYDPYADYNYSSYTPYDSMQAVGDCSLGDAVMAPAVFEEASAMTEINDDLITEDPQLYLDVDEMNRQFMETSEELYDALMNCHWQPLDTVTSDIPSAI; encoded by the exons ATGGGACCCCAGGCTTCTTTCAAGGGCAAG GACTTGAtggcaaaaaaaagagaatgtcTCCAGGCCTACAGCTGGTGGAGAACACCCCAGAAGAAAcggaagaaaaagaacaaaataaaaccaggaagaaTAGAGTTTGTCCCTAGTAGTACTAACACAACCAG ACCGGACTATTCAATATTTGTTGGGGAACTGACTCCAGAAGTAGATGATTTTCAGCTCTATGACTATTTCCTAAAGAGGTACCCTTCATGTATTGACTGCAAAATAGCAACAGACCTGCTGGGATATTCCAG AGGGTATGCCTTTGTCAGATTTGGTGAGCAAGGTGATCAGATGAGGGCACTGCAAGACTGCCAGAATGCACCAGGTCTGGGGGGAAAACGAATCCGGCTGAGCATAGGAATTTCTAAAAG ACTGAAAGCAGAATTCCAGCGGTACCAGTCATACAACTACAATGATTATTATCAAGATTATCAGAACTACTATTCACAATGGAATTATGATCCTTATGCTGACTACAACTACAGCTCCTATACTCCCTATGATAGCATGCAAGCTGTTGGAGACTGCTCTTTAGGAGATGCTGTTATGGCTCCAGCTGTTTTTGAG gAAGCTTCAGCTATGACTGAAATCAATGATGACCTAATAACTGAAG ATCCACAGCTGTACTTGGATGTTGATGAAATGAACAGACAATTTATGGAGACAAGTGAAGAACTCTATGATGCCCTCATGAATTGTCACTGGCAACCTCTGGATACGGTCACTTCTGACATCCCCTCTGCTATTTAA
- the LOC131564201 gene encoding tRNA selenocysteine 1-associated protein 1-like isoform X2: MASQDLMAKKRECLQAYSWWRTPQKKRKKKNKIKPGRIEFVPSSTNTTRPDYSIFVGELTPEVDDFQLYDYFLKRYPSCIDCKIATDLLGYSRGYAFVRFGEQGDQMRALQDCQNAPGLGGKRIRLSIGISKRLKAEFQRYQSYNYNDYYQDYQNYYSQWNYDPYADYNYSSYTPYDSMQAVGDCSLGDAVMAPAVFEEASAMTEINDDLITEDPQLYLDVDEMNRQFMETSEELYDALMNCHWQPLDTVTSDIPSAI; this comes from the exons ATGGCAAGCCAG GACTTGAtggcaaaaaaaagagaatgtcTCCAGGCCTACAGCTGGTGGAGAACACCCCAGAAGAAAcggaagaaaaagaacaaaataaaaccaggaagaaTAGAGTTTGTCCCTAGTAGTACTAACACAACCAG ACCGGACTATTCAATATTTGTTGGGGAACTGACTCCAGAAGTAGATGATTTTCAGCTCTATGACTATTTCCTAAAGAGGTACCCTTCATGTATTGACTGCAAAATAGCAACAGACCTGCTGGGATATTCCAG AGGGTATGCCTTTGTCAGATTTGGTGAGCAAGGTGATCAGATGAGGGCACTGCAAGACTGCCAGAATGCACCAGGTCTGGGGGGAAAACGAATCCGGCTGAGCATAGGAATTTCTAAAAG ACTGAAAGCAGAATTCCAGCGGTACCAGTCATACAACTACAATGATTATTATCAAGATTATCAGAACTACTATTCACAATGGAATTATGATCCTTATGCTGACTACAACTACAGCTCCTATACTCCCTATGATAGCATGCAAGCTGTTGGAGACTGCTCTTTAGGAGATGCTGTTATGGCTCCAGCTGTTTTTGAG gAAGCTTCAGCTATGACTGAAATCAATGATGACCTAATAACTGAAG ATCCACAGCTGTACTTGGATGTTGATGAAATGAACAGACAATTTATGGAGACAAGTGAAGAACTCTATGATGCCCTCATGAATTGTCACTGGCAACCTCTGGATACGGTCACTTCTGACATCCCCTCTGCTATTTAA
- the LOC131564201 gene encoding tRNA selenocysteine 1-associated protein 1-like isoform X3, with amino-acid sequence MGPQASFKGKDLMAKKRECLQAYSWWRTPQKKRKKKNKIKPGRIEFVPSSTNTTRPDYSIFVGELTPEVDDFQLYDYFLKRYPSCIDCKIATDLLGYSRLKAEFQRYQSYNYNDYYQDYQNYYSQWNYDPYADYNYSSYTPYDSMQAVGDCSLGDAVMAPAVFEEASAMTEINDDLITEDPQLYLDVDEMNRQFMETSEELYDALMNCHWQPLDTVTSDIPSAI; translated from the exons ATGGGACCCCAGGCTTCTTTCAAGGGCAAG GACTTGAtggcaaaaaaaagagaatgtcTCCAGGCCTACAGCTGGTGGAGAACACCCCAGAAGAAAcggaagaaaaagaacaaaataaaaccaggaagaaTAGAGTTTGTCCCTAGTAGTACTAACACAACCAG ACCGGACTATTCAATATTTGTTGGGGAACTGACTCCAGAAGTAGATGATTTTCAGCTCTATGACTATTTCCTAAAGAGGTACCCTTCATGTATTGACTGCAAAATAGCAACAGACCTGCTGGGATATTCCAG ACTGAAAGCAGAATTCCAGCGGTACCAGTCATACAACTACAATGATTATTATCAAGATTATCAGAACTACTATTCACAATGGAATTATGATCCTTATGCTGACTACAACTACAGCTCCTATACTCCCTATGATAGCATGCAAGCTGTTGGAGACTGCTCTTTAGGAGATGCTGTTATGGCTCCAGCTGTTTTTGAG gAAGCTTCAGCTATGACTGAAATCAATGATGACCTAATAACTGAAG ATCCACAGCTGTACTTGGATGTTGATGAAATGAACAGACAATTTATGGAGACAAGTGAAGAACTCTATGATGCCCTCATGAATTGTCACTGGCAACCTCTGGATACGGTCACTTCTGACATCCCCTCTGCTATTTAA